The genomic interval GGGATTTGCCACGGAATGTATTTTTCAATCAAGGCGAGAAGTTCCTGGGAGCCGAAGGGCTTGGTGAGATAGTCAGAAGACCCCACCATATTAGCTTTGACACGATCAATAAAACCTTCTTTGCCGGTCAACATGATAATGGGTGTGAGGCGAAAACGGTTAGAGGCTCGAAGCATATTACAGATTTGATTGCCATCTAATGTGGGCATGGCAATATCGCAAAGGATTAAATCGGGATCGTAATTGAAGGCGCGCTCAAAGGTGCTTAAAGGCTCCTGCACTAATTCCACTTCATAACCGTAGGGACGCAACATTTCTTCGACGGTTTTGCCGATGGTGAGATCGTCATCGATGCAAAGGATTTTCGGTGCTGTGAGGGTCTGGTTTTTTTCCCATGAGGGTTTTGCTGTTGTTGGAGATGAATGTTCTTCGGGATTCATCATCTGGATCCAGCCTTTTTCCACGTAGGGGTGCAGTGCTTTGGAGAGGGTAACAAGGTCACGGTTGAGGTAGCGGGCGAGTTGACGGAGGGATGTCTCTCCTTTGCTCCAGTGAATGAGTCTTTGGTAGGCATTGGGAGGCAGTTCGGCGGCGAGTTTGTGCTCGTATGTAATGACGGGGCATTGATGGGGGGATTTGATCAGTGGTAGTAGTTGTTTCCATTTTTGAACTTTCTTGGTGGTTTCGAGGAGGATGGTTGTAATGGAATAGCTGGCTAGTTGGGGTGATAGGGGTGTACTGAGGCGGAAGTTAAAGGAGCCTTGGTGGAGGCTTAGTAAATCAAATAGTGTTTCTTGGATCATGCACTGGAGGATGTGACGCCCTTGTTCGGTGGTGATTACGTTTTGTTCTAGGAGTAGCCAGAGATAGGCATACTCGATGATATTCATGGAGGCGATCGCCTGAGGGGTTTTCAGTTCATCTAGTTTTGTATCGAGACGATAGTGCCTTAAATAGCCTTTTAAACGATGGAGATTTGAACTGCGATTATTGGTGGCGTAAACGATCTGACCATTCACAAAAAAGACATACCAAGCCAAATTAGGCTCTGAAGATGACTTGGCCTGATGGTGGGAAAAAAGTGCTGGGTCTTGCCAACTTGTGTTGTAAGCAAAGGAAGCGGTGGGTGCATCAATTACTAGTTGACCCGTACGCTGCCCTAACTCGACGAGCTGGAAAATGCTGCGAATATCGATTTCGTTGAGAGTCCCGTGCATGCTAATTCTCGCAACTTAATTTAGTCGCTAACTGATGTGTCTTGATCGCTAATGGGTAGGTTCGATTTTTTATAGTCACGTCTGCTATCTTCCGTTAACTTTTGGCCATGAATTTGAGAGTGAACGCAGCTTCTACCCGAACGCACCGAAAGAATTTACTGGCCGTATTTTAATGGATATGTCTAATTGCCAATATTGTATACACAACTGATATTCTCAATCAGTTACGGTTATGAATTTCTCAATAATTCAGGTTTGCGGTTTTGTGCCTGCTGCAACGACTTGAAGGAAAAATCGGTGCTCGATAGTGGGGCGATCGCCGGGTGATCAGACTCCGGATCTGTAACAACTGAGACAGAAAAAACGACTGTATATTCAGCCACAATAGTGAAACTTTGGATCTATGGTTCGAGATCGAGGTATGACAGTATATGGCCGTGAAAATCACGAAAAATTAAACTCTGAATCTTACGATTATCAATAGCTATAATGATCCATTAGAATCGTGGCAATGTCGCTAGACTTGTTTTGAGCTGACTGCTACTAGACGAAAATCTTTGATTTTTCACGGAAAATTGCGAATTTTGTCATACTCTACTTCGATAGAGTGTTAGTTCTTTCGAGATCTTTACATTCACACCGCATTCAAGCACTAGAGCTTTCAAGGGGAATTTAGCAGCGTGCTATATCTTGCAGAAGTCAAAAAGACAAAAGGTTTCATGGGCGTTAAAACGGAGGTAAAACTGCTCGCCTGTGAACGAAATGACAAAAGTTGGAGTGCCGTACCTGCTGATGAGGCGATCGCCGCCGATGATTTGAGCCAGTTTGGCGATGGTGCGCTGGTCGTTGTAAACCTTGGTGGCAACCGTCAAATTCAAGGCACTCCCGAACCTGCGGGTAACCGAATTTTAAGTATTCTCCAGAACTTCTCAAGGCTGTTGGAGAAAACAAAGGCTCAGGAAGAAGAAATTGAACAGTGGAAACAATCCCTGACCTATCAAGCGGAAGAGCTCAACCGCCGTCAGGCAGAAATGGAAAATCGTTTAGAAGAGCTAGAAGGAGCAGAAGAAGAACTAGAGCGCCTAGCCGCTCAGCGAGATGAAGTCGAAAAACTCAAGGCCGAGTCCGATGCACTTAAAGCCGAATTTGACCGTAAACAAGCTGAACTAGAAGGTGCTTGGGAACATTTGCGGGGGGAACAAGCCCGTTTAGAAGAGCTGCAAAACGAGAGTAACGGCTCTAGCAATGGTGGCGGTAGCCTTGCACCGGAACAAACGGAACGTCTCAAGGCAATTTTTGAACAAATTCAAGGGGCGATCGCCCCCACCGATAATTTTCAGGAGCGTTTGGCGAATGTCCTAGAAGCTTCAGAACAGCAACAACAACAGCTTAAAACAGGGTGGGACAGACTCGAAGAAGACCGCAGTCAGTACCAAAAACTAGAAAGTGATGTACAGGCGATCGCCACAGAGCTTGACCAACAAGAAGGCATTTTGAACGAAAAAACGAGCGCACTAGAAGCAGCAAAACGCCAAGTTCAAGTCCAGCAAGAATTATTGCAATCCAAGCAACAATACCTCCAATTTTTGACCCTTGCCCTCCAAAACCATGAAGAATTAAGCACCTCCATTAGCGGACTAGCCGCCGGTCTGGGAGATTCCGAAACCGAGATAGTAGATGTCGAAACCCTAGAGTCGATGCCCCTTGGCGAACTAGAAAGCACCGTTAACAATCTCAAAGGTGAATTAGATAAGCTGGTTAACTTCGTTAATGACCAAGAAGAAGAACTAACCCTCCAGCACGATGCGGTAAAAGAACTACGCGAAAAAATCGAAGCCACCGATCCCAGCGATGTAATGGCCTATCAAGAATTAGAAGAAGAGCTAAAAGACGAGCAAGAACGTATGGGCATGCTCAACGAAACCCTTGTGGGACAAAGACGAACCCTCCGCGATCGCCAATCGGTCATGCGTCAGCACCTACAAGTTTTAAAGCGTCGCCAAGGCGTGATCGAAGTTGAAGTAGAAACAAACATTAATCTCAATCCAGTCCTTGCCCGTATCCAAGACGAGCAGCAAGAATACGCAGAAAAACGCCAAAAACTCACCGAAATCCTTGAGCAGATGAACCAATCTGTGCAGCAGACAAAAGATGTTTTATCAACACAAGAATCAGAAGTAAAACAAGAAAAAGAACGTTTCGAGCAACTACAAACCGAATACAAACAAAAGCAATTAAACTACGAACGTTTAAAAGTCAAAGTCGAACTATACGAAGCCTATCTCCAACCATTACAAGACAACCTAGACCACATTAACCAGCCACTGCGGGAGTTAGAACAGCTGACTCACCAGTTTTCTAGCACCACCGAGCAACAGCAAAATCTAGCAAATGAATTAAAATCCACCCTAGATCCTTTAATGAACTAAGTGAGCAAAACCCTCACTACTAAAATGTCAGTGAATCGTTTTTCATAGACATTTCAAATAAATTCTAGAATGCTTTATATCCTTACCTAACGTCAGTTATGGATAAGAATGTAGTCAAAATTCTTTAGAAAAAAGGAGACACGGAGAAGGAGAGACACGGGGAAGCAAAGAAAATTTGCATTTTTTAAAAGCTAGTAGGATTGTTTGCATAGAAACATCTCCCGATCTCTCGCCCTCCCATTCACCGCGTCGTACTTCCGAGCATGCTCAAGCAAAACTCACATTACCGAGGAAAGGCCTGCGAAGGGAGAAAGGGATTGCGAGAGGTAACACAATCTACTGATCATCCACCCCTAGCCTGCCTGAAAAAAGCTATGGTCAAAGCCGCCAGCAAAATCAAGACATCTGACAGACTTTAAATCCTTGTCCTGTCAAGATTTAACCTGTTAAATTCCTGCCAGTCTTGACGACCATGATCACAAAATCTCTATTGCCAATTTCAGCAAAATGACAATAAAAAAAACTCCCCAATCAAGCCAAAGCCACAGGGGAATTTTAATAAATAATTTTGGATTTTATGGGCATTTCAAATAAGAATCGAAGGCGCTCCTCTTAATTTGAAATGACGACAATTTAGAGCACAAAATATTTTGCGTATTAGCGCCGCGATTGGTTTTAGTTGCCTGCTTCTTCGATCATCTGGTGAATGAGGGGGGCAAGAATGATTTCCATTGTGAAACCCATTTTGCTGCCGGGAACCACAAGGGTTGTATGGCGGGACATGAAAGAATTTGGAATCATGTCGAGTAGATAACGGAAGTCGATATCAAATCTTTCTCTAAAACGCTTGTTTGTGTGGACGACAACGAAGCTCTCATCGGGTGTGGGAATATCACGGGCGATGAAGGGGTTGGAGGTGTCAACGGTTGCCACTCGTTGGAAGTTGATGTGGGTGTTGGAAAACTGGGGGGTAATGTAGTTTACGTAGTCAGGCATCCGACGCAAAATTGTGTCAACGATCGCCTCGGCACTGTAGCCGCGCTCTGAGTTGTCACGGGCAATTTTTTGGATCCACTCAAGGTTCACGATGGGGACAACGCCGACAAGTAGGTCAACGTACTGGGCAACGTTCACGTTTTTATTTTTATCAATTACGCCACCGTGGAGACCTTCATAAAATAAAATGTCGCTATCTGTGGCGATATCTTCCCAAGGTGTAAATTCGCCGGATTGGCATTCTGTACCTAGTCTTTTGTTGTGGAAGTCTGCTTCGGAGGGGTTGTGGAGATAGTAGCGTTTTTTGCCTGTGCCGGACTCGCCATATTCTTTGAATAGTTCTTCGAGCTTGTCGAGGATGTTGCAGTATAGACCGAAGTGACTGAGGTTTTTGCCCCCTGCTGAGGCTTTTGCCATCATGTCACGCATTTCTGCACGGTTGAACTTGTGGTAGCTGTCGCCTTCAACGATGACGGGGTTAATGTTTTCGCGACGGAAAATATGTTCAAATGCACGCTTTACAGTGGAGGTTCCGGCACCGGAAGAGCCTGTGACTGCAATAATCGGATGTTTTTTAGACATGAAGGATAAGGTTAAATCTAGGTTTAATGGGCGGTTGCTAGAACTTGAACAAATTATTTTGCCGAACTGGTTTGTGTTAGGGCTCGGCGATCGCCCCTGAGGGGACTCGCAATTGTCGTGGTAATCTAGCGGCGAGATTTAATAGTTACTTGATATAAGTGGTATCCCGTAGCACAGATAATATCAGTCAACAGCGATATCGTATATTTCTCTTGCGATGTTCTTGTTTTGCCTTGGCGATCGCCTGTCTTCGGGCTAACTAAAATGCGAGAAAGTGCCCTTGGCTTTCTGGTTGTGAGCAAAAAAGATTTCTTCTGGTCTTGGCCTCTGGAGAGGCGCTAAATTACCGCAGGCTTCGTAAAAGTGAGCAGGATTTTATTTTAGGGATTTGTCTGGTTTGATCATCGGCTTTTACACTGGAAACTGCACTGCACCCCTAGGAAAGATGCCGCAATATCAAGTCGGTCAGCGATGGTCTTATCAGGCTCGCGCGGAGGATCAAGATTCGACGCTAATTATTGGCGCGATAGAAATAGAGCCTGCCATTGTTCACATCATTGTCGAAAAGGTGATGCTCACAGGTCTCGGTGAGTCGATGGATATTTGTCATTTACCCTTCGCCGAAGCTGCTCTAAATAATAGTGTGACTGATCTGCTGGAGGAGAATGTTGCTGTAGATTCTAGCTTCACAGAGGGTTTAGCGACATGGACGGCACAGCAGGGCGGTGTATTTCAATTATCTGTAGCTGAGGCGATCGCCACCATTGCGAATGTGACCCAAACTTCGGCTAATGATACTTTTGATGCGATCGTTAAGAGAATGGAGGCGGAACAATCGCCAGAGACCATTCGTGAGTTGTATCGTAATTTGTTTGCCCTAGAAGAATGGTTTTTTCTCTGTAGGTCAGATAGCGAAGAAACCCCAGTGCAGTTGCAATTTGAAATGAATGGCGGATTTTCTCAGGCGGTGCTGGCTTTTACAAGTGCGGAAAAGGCGATCGCCGCGGCGGATAAACTCAATCTCTATCCCGATGGTGCAGATATTCGCCTGATGCCTGCTGACATTGATAAGGCAATTATTTGGCTGGATAGCGAAGCATGCCAATGTGAATGGGTTTGTTTTAATTTGACCCACAAACACTTTCCGCTCTACGTTGCCGACGCAGTCCGTATGAATTTAAAACGCTAGAAATTAATCTCGATAGTCATCCCGAACTACTTTGAGATATGCAAATGTAGTCATTTCGAATAAGAACTAGAAATTTTTTCCGTAGAGATTTGGGGGGAATTTCTCGACATGCCCAATAGCTCGTTGAAACCCCTTCCGCTCTTCGAGCACCTTCCCCAAGGAAGGACATAAGGTACTCCAGCGTTTATTCGAAACTACTATAAAACCAAGTCCCTCTTACAAAGGGGGATTTAGGGGAATCAAGGTTTTTCGGCAAATTACACATCCATAAAGGCCTAATCAAAACCCTAATTTTTCTAAGAGTGGCTTGGTCGAAACAATATGTTTACCCAGACCCAATTTTTCTGGCGGCACACCGAGGGCGAGGGAGACCAATTGGGGTAGATGAATGATCGGTAAGCCTAATTTTTCGCCAATCACTTTTTCAACTTCCGGCTGCCGTGAATCTAAATTGAGGTGACATAACGGACAGGGAGTCACAATACAATCTGCCCCTGCGGCGATCGCCGCCTTGAGATGTTTGCCTGCCATCCGAAAAGACTGTTCTGTCGCATAGCTCGACAAAGGCCAACCACAACATTGGGTTCTTCCTTCATAAACAACAGAGGTTGCGCCAACCGCTTCAAACACATTTTCTAGCGATCGCGGATCGACTGGATCATCGAAAGGAATCGTCTTCTGAGCACGCAATAAATAGCAGCCGTAAAAAGACGCACACTTTAAATTTTTCAGGGGCTTTTGTACCTTTTCCCGTAACTTGTCTAGGCCATAATCACCGACCAGTGCCCAGAGAATATGTTTGACTTCCGTTGACCCTTGGTAGGGCGAACAGCTTTCCTTTTCTAAAAGACCATTAATCTGTTCAAAATATTCTGGTCGATTTTGCTTGGCATCCTTAAGTCGTTCATCCACATGACCAATGACCCCTTGGCAAGTGCTGCAATGGGTGAGGAGCGGTAAATTTAAAGACTCGGCGAGGGCAATATTGCGGGCATTAACGGTGTCTTCGAGGAGTTGGGACTCTTCTTTATAAGTGCCAGAACCGCAACAGGCTGCTTTTTTTAATTCAATGAGTTTAATATCCAGAGCACTTGCGAGAGCTGTTGTAGAGAGGTGAAGCTCCCGGCAAGCTCCTTGGGCGACACAACCGGGAAAATACGCGTAGCTCAACATTTAAGCCAAACCTAGGATGAAGTGAATTCTTTTTTATCTTATCGTTGGCTTATATCCCAAGCAGCGAACAGTCACGTTTTGTTATGTCTGAACCAATAAATCATTCCGATGCGGCTCTACTAATGGCGTTGCAGTTAGGGAAAATACAGGCCGGCTTCCTTGGTCAAACGGCTCACGAGCTGCGATCGCCGATGAGTCACATTATGAGTTTGCAGCAGCTAATTTTGACAGATCTATGTGAAGATCCAGCGGAAGAACGGGAGTTTATTGCCCAGTGCTACGCAGCCAGTCAAAAGTTTATGCAATTGCTTGACCTCGTCGTCGATGTGTCGAAGTTGGACTATGGCGCAACTAAACCAAAGTCTACTCCTTTTGATGTCATGGGTATGATGGCGGAGCTAGAGTCAATTTGGGGCGTTAAGGCGAAAAACCGCAATCTTAATCTTCAGTTTCCGACTGTTCCAGAAAATTTTGCACTGGCTATGGTGGGCGATCGCCAACGTATTTATCAATTCTTTATGACCTTGATCAATACAACAATCAATGAAACGCCGACGGGAGATATCATCTTTCACTACGAACAACCAGAGGGCGATCGCCTCGCCTTTCAGCTACGCTGCCAATGTGACCACAATTTTTGGCAAGATACCCGCGTCAAAGACTTAGAAATTAAAGCGAAACCAACCCTACAAGAACTCCAAGCCGCCGCCGAAGCTTTTGAGTTTTCGCCCGCCCTAAAATGGCAACTCTGCACAAAACTGATCACCACCCTAGGGGGACAAATTAAGCAAGACTATAGCTCTGAGGGGGTTATACAGGTAACGGGCTGGCTTCCTCTAGAGAACAAGAAATAACACTGACGGGGTGGTCATGGTTATGGAGCACCATGGTGATGGTTTGATTTTCTTGGAAACCAATACGTTCGTAG from [Limnothrix rosea] IAM M-220 carries:
- a CDS encoding response regulator, with protein sequence MHGTLNEIDIRSIFQLVELGQRTGQLVIDAPTASFAYNTSWQDPALFSHHQAKSSSEPNLAWYVFFVNGQIVYATNNRSSNLHRLKGYLRHYRLDTKLDELKTPQAIASMNIIEYAYLWLLLEQNVITTEQGRHILQCMIQETLFDLLSLHQGSFNFRLSTPLSPQLASYSITTILLETTKKVQKWKQLLPLIKSPHQCPVITYEHKLAAELPPNAYQRLIHWSKGETSLRQLARYLNRDLVTLSKALHPYVEKGWIQMMNPEEHSSPTTAKPSWEKNQTLTAPKILCIDDDLTIGKTVEEMLRPYGYEVELVQEPLSTFERAFNYDPDLILCDIAMPTLDGNQICNMLRASNRFRLTPIIMLTGKEGFIDRVKANMVGSSDYLTKPFGSQELLALIEKYIPWQIPADSPAAP
- the hmpF gene encoding pilus motility taxis protein HmpF; amino-acid sequence: MLYLAEVKKTKGFMGVKTEVKLLACERNDKSWSAVPADEAIAADDLSQFGDGALVVVNLGGNRQIQGTPEPAGNRILSILQNFSRLLEKTKAQEEEIEQWKQSLTYQAEELNRRQAEMENRLEELEGAEEELERLAAQRDEVEKLKAESDALKAEFDRKQAELEGAWEHLRGEQARLEELQNESNGSSNGGGSLAPEQTERLKAIFEQIQGAIAPTDNFQERLANVLEASEQQQQQLKTGWDRLEEDRSQYQKLESDVQAIATELDQQEGILNEKTSALEAAKRQVQVQQELLQSKQQYLQFLTLALQNHEELSTSISGLAAGLGDSETEIVDVETLESMPLGELESTVNNLKGELDKLVNFVNDQEEELTLQHDAVKELREKIEATDPSDVMAYQELEEELKDEQERMGMLNETLVGQRRTLRDRQSVMRQHLQVLKRRQGVIEVEVETNINLNPVLARIQDEQQEYAEKRQKLTEILEQMNQSVQQTKDVLSTQESEVKQEKERFEQLQTEYKQKQLNYERLKVKVELYEAYLQPLQDNLDHINQPLRELEQLTHQFSSTTEQQQNLANELKSTLDPLMN
- a CDS encoding phosphoribulokinase, with protein sequence MSKKHPIIAVTGSSGAGTSTVKRAFEHIFRRENINPVIVEGDSYHKFNRAEMRDMMAKASAGGKNLSHFGLYCNILDKLEELFKEYGESGTGKKRYYLHNPSEADFHNKRLGTECQSGEFTPWEDIATDSDILFYEGLHGGVIDKNKNVNVAQYVDLLVGVVPIVNLEWIQKIARDNSERGYSAEAIVDTILRRMPDYVNYITPQFSNTHINFQRVATVDTSNPFIARDIPTPDESFVVVHTNKRFRERFDIDFRYLLDMIPNSFMSRHTTLVVPGSKMGFTMEIILAPLIHQMIEEAGN
- a CDS encoding CoB--CoM heterodisulfide reductase iron-sulfur subunit B family protein, whose translation is MLSYAYFPGCVAQGACRELHLSTTALASALDIKLIELKKAACCGSGTYKEESQLLEDTVNARNIALAESLNLPLLTHCSTCQGVIGHVDERLKDAKQNRPEYFEQINGLLEKESCSPYQGSTEVKHILWALVGDYGLDKLREKVQKPLKNLKCASFYGCYLLRAQKTIPFDDPVDPRSLENVFEAVGATSVVYEGRTQCCGWPLSSYATEQSFRMAGKHLKAAIAAGADCIVTPCPLCHLNLDSRQPEVEKVIGEKLGLPIIHLPQLVSLALGVPPEKLGLGKHIVSTKPLLEKLGF
- a CDS encoding sensor histidine kinase codes for the protein MSEPINHSDAALLMALQLGKIQAGFLGQTAHELRSPMSHIMSLQQLILTDLCEDPAEEREFIAQCYAASQKFMQLLDLVVDVSKLDYGATKPKSTPFDVMGMMAELESIWGVKAKNRNLNLQFPTVPENFALAMVGDRQRIYQFFMTLINTTINETPTGDIIFHYEQPEGDRLAFQLRCQCDHNFWQDTRVKDLEIKAKPTLQELQAAAEAFEFSPALKWQLCTKLITTLGGQIKQDYSSEGVIQVTGWLPLENKK